Proteins encoded by one window of Melanotaenia boesemani isolate fMelBoe1 chromosome 10, fMelBoe1.pri, whole genome shotgun sequence:
- the LOC121647740 gene encoding SH2 domain-containing protein 7-like isoform X2 → MKRGREFSDRDAEEILREKELGCFLVRLSDKAIGYILSYKGRDRCRHFVISQSETGQFVVYGDTEGHNTLHELIEYYKTRPIEPFREYLTSSCFEALDGELYDMIQVSPKETPIAALRPAKKNIRRQQVNTTTQQQPTRAPKNRTQEEVPPLPQRSRHLDSSTLNDQDKIFYAQLRKQTPREGPRIQHFSQDYLPGAKPGKAERLTPKDQNNGRYSPPSEPESVYSELSLLESKSRSLPLLDSSSDTEQSYRLSAPPNTPPRLSPKPVRQAARCTPQSKETDLWSRANNSNSLDCISDTAIYHLASRSGRQSPTPYDNRTLSAEQHSDSVYAEVASEALTFAHDSTYEILPDHMETAKSKPNSSTYEPVEDIRRNPICSSGCLKNNKWKWLFPETKRK, encoded by the exons atgaagagagggagagagttCAGTGACAG GGATGCTGAGGAAATACTCAGAGAAAAGGAGCTGGGCTGTTTCTTGGTCCGTCTCAGTGATAAGGCCATTGGATACATACTGTCCTATAA AGGCAGGGATCGGTGTCGACACTTTGTGATAAGCCAAAGTGAGACGGGGCAGTTTGTGGTGTATGGAGACACAGAGGGACACAACACACTCCATGAACTCATAGAGTATTACAAGACAAGGCCCATAGAGCCATTTAGAGAGTATCTGACTTCATCATGTTTTGAG GCCCTCGATGGAGAGCTGTATGACATGATCCAGGTCAGTCCCAAGGAAACACCTATCGCTGCTCTAAGACCTGCAAAGAAGAACATACGAAGACAGCAAGTTAACACGACCACACAGCAGCAACCAACACGGGCACCCAAGAACAGAACTCAAGAG gaagtaccacCTTTGCCTCAGAGGAGCAGGCACCTGGACAGCAGTACTTTAAACGACCAGGATAAGATCTTTTATGCTCAACTCAGGAAGCAAACACCCAGGGAGGGTCCAAGAATCCAACATTTCTCACAGGACTACTTACCTGGAGCTAAACCAGGAAAAGCAGAGAGGTTGACTCCCAAAGATCAGAATAACGGCAGATATagtcctccatcagaaccagaatctgTTTACTCTGAGCTCAGCCTGCTTGAGAGCAAGAGCAGGTCTCTGCCGCTGCTGGACAGCAGCTCTGATACGGAGCAGTCTTACAGATTGAGTGCACCTCCTAACACTCCACCAAGACTTTCTCCAAAGCCAGTCCGACAAGCTGCCAGGTGTACTCCACAGTCAAAAGAGACAGACTTATGGAGTAgagcaaacaacagcaacagccTGGACTGCATAAGTGACACCGCAATTTATCACCTGGCTAGCAGGTCTGGCAGACAAAGCCCAACACCCTATGACAACAGAACACTAAGCGCAGAGCAGCACAGTGATTCTGTGTATGCTGAAGTTGCCAGTGAAGCCCTTACTTTCGCCCATGACAGTACGTATGAGATACTTCCTGATCACATGGAGACGGCAAAGTCAAAACCCAACAGCAGCACTTATGAACCTGTGGAGGACATCAGACGCAACCCTATCTGCTCATCCGGGTGCTTAAAG AATAACAAATGGAAATGGCTCTTCCCCGAAACCAAGAGGAAATGA
- the LOC121647740 gene encoding SH2 domain-containing protein 7-like isoform X1 produces MFAEMTPGSNHTLVISRIGTGRNCCILYRQQVRSDNICYFSKSKTKEENSTKAPCFRTRLKFCFMKREKMEQREPTSDPAAEGTEGRLRDLASKWFIDTQVPFIVNNGLFPTWFLGFITRKDAEEILREKELGCFLVRLSDKAIGYILSYKGRDRCRHFVISQSETGQFVVYGDTEGHNTLHELIEYYKTRPIEPFREYLTSSCFEALDGELYDMIQVSPKETPIAALRPAKKNIRRQQVNTTTQQQPTRAPKNRTQEEVPPLPQRSRHLDSSTLNDQDKIFYAQLRKQTPREGPRIQHFSQDYLPGAKPGKAERLTPKDQNNGRYSPPSEPESVYSELSLLESKSRSLPLLDSSSDTEQSYRLSAPPNTPPRLSPKPVRQAARCTPQSKETDLWSRANNSNSLDCISDTAIYHLASRSGRQSPTPYDNRTLSAEQHSDSVYAEVASEALTFAHDSTYEILPDHMETAKSKPNSSTYEPVEDIRRNPICSSGCLKNNKWKWLFPETKRK; encoded by the exons ATGTTTGCTGAAATGACACCAGGTTCAAACCACACACTGGTAATCTCAAGGATAG ggaCTGGAAGGAACTGCTGCATACTGTACAGACAACAAGTCAGATCTGACAATATCTGCTACTTCTCAAAGtcaaaaacaaaggaagaaaacTCTACTAAAGCACCCTGCTTTAGAACCCGGCTGAAGTTTTGCTTCATG AAACGGGAAAAGATGGAGCAAAGGGAACCAACAAGTGATCCTGCTGCTGAAGGGACTGAGGGGAGACTCAGGGATTTGGCATCGAAGTGGTTCATAGACACACAAGTGCCATTTATTGTCAACAACGGCCTCTTCCCCACATGGTTCCTGGGCTTTATCACCAGAAA GGATGCTGAGGAAATACTCAGAGAAAAGGAGCTGGGCTGTTTCTTGGTCCGTCTCAGTGATAAGGCCATTGGATACATACTGTCCTATAA AGGCAGGGATCGGTGTCGACACTTTGTGATAAGCCAAAGTGAGACGGGGCAGTTTGTGGTGTATGGAGACACAGAGGGACACAACACACTCCATGAACTCATAGAGTATTACAAGACAAGGCCCATAGAGCCATTTAGAGAGTATCTGACTTCATCATGTTTTGAG GCCCTCGATGGAGAGCTGTATGACATGATCCAGGTCAGTCCCAAGGAAACACCTATCGCTGCTCTAAGACCTGCAAAGAAGAACATACGAAGACAGCAAGTTAACACGACCACACAGCAGCAACCAACACGGGCACCCAAGAACAGAACTCAAGAG gaagtaccacCTTTGCCTCAGAGGAGCAGGCACCTGGACAGCAGTACTTTAAACGACCAGGATAAGATCTTTTATGCTCAACTCAGGAAGCAAACACCCAGGGAGGGTCCAAGAATCCAACATTTCTCACAGGACTACTTACCTGGAGCTAAACCAGGAAAAGCAGAGAGGTTGACTCCCAAAGATCAGAATAACGGCAGATATagtcctccatcagaaccagaatctgTTTACTCTGAGCTCAGCCTGCTTGAGAGCAAGAGCAGGTCTCTGCCGCTGCTGGACAGCAGCTCTGATACGGAGCAGTCTTACAGATTGAGTGCACCTCCTAACACTCCACCAAGACTTTCTCCAAAGCCAGTCCGACAAGCTGCCAGGTGTACTCCACAGTCAAAAGAGACAGACTTATGGAGTAgagcaaacaacagcaacagccTGGACTGCATAAGTGACACCGCAATTTATCACCTGGCTAGCAGGTCTGGCAGACAAAGCCCAACACCCTATGACAACAGAACACTAAGCGCAGAGCAGCACAGTGATTCTGTGTATGCTGAAGTTGCCAGTGAAGCCCTTACTTTCGCCCATGACAGTACGTATGAGATACTTCCTGATCACATGGAGACGGCAAAGTCAAAACCCAACAGCAGCACTTATGAACCTGTGGAGGACATCAGACGCAACCCTATCTGCTCATCCGGGTGCTTAAAG AATAACAAATGGAAATGGCTCTTCCCCGAAACCAAGAGGAAATGA
- the cib2 gene encoding calcium and integrin-binding family member 2, which translates to MGNKQTIFTDEQLDAYQDCTFFTRKEILRLHGRYHELAPHLVPMDYTNEPDCKLPLALIVNMPELKENPFRNRIVESFSEDGMGNLSFNEFVDMFSVLSETAPRELKAIYAFKIYDFNVDNYLCKEDLEKTLNKLTKEELTPEEVELVCEKTIEEADLDGDNKLSYADFENMISRAPDFLSTFHIRI; encoded by the exons ATGGGAAATAAGCAAACAATCTTCACTGATGAGCAGCTTGATGCCTATCAG GACTGTACATTTTTCACTCGCAAGGAAATTCTGCG GTTACATGGCAGATATCACGAGTTGGCTCCACATCTTGTACCAATGGACTACACCAATGAACCTGACTGTAAACTGCCCTTAGCATTAATTGTCAACATGCCAGagttaaag gaAAACCCATTCCGCAACAGGATTGTGGAGTCCTTCTCGGAGGATGGGATGGGGAACCTCAGCTTCAATGAATTTGTGGACATGTTTTCAGTCCTCAGTGAAACGGCTCCTAGAGAACTGAAGGCGATATATGCCTTCAAGATATATG ATTTCAACGTGGATAATTACCTGTGCAAAGAGGACCTTGAGAAGACTCTAAATAAGCTGACAAAAGAGGAGCTGACTCCTGAGGAGGTGGAGCTGGTGTGTGAGAAAACCATAGAGGAGGCAGATTTGGATGGAGACAACAAACTCTCTTATGCTGACTTTGAAAATATGATTTCCCGGGCTCCAGATTTTTTAAG TACATTTCATATCCGCATCTGA